The Colletotrichum destructivum chromosome 8, complete sequence genome includes the window TCGAATGCCCCGCCACCCCACCAGGCGCATTCTCCCTTCTGGAGGAGTGACATACCAATATTCACCGCTTGACTACCTAGACGCCCTATCCCCGGAAAGCCCCTGGAAGGCGTCAAACCTTCTTACGCGTCCTGGTACGTGTTGTTACTGCGTAAGGTGCTTGCGTACATAGGTAGTGTACGATGTGAATAACCTCCCTTTTGacatttttcttcttcttgtccttcgATACCCCAGTCATTTGTGACTTCAGTCGGCatttcttccctctctttctttcggCGATACGGGTCGCATCcatccctcctctctctgtcgACGACAGGTTACTAAGCCAAGATGCCTGAACACGACGCGCTCGTCCTCAGCTTCTCGCACTTAGCGGAGTTCCCACGCGCAAGCGAAGCTCTTCAAACGCTGAAAAAAGTGGCTTCTCTGGTCAAGCCCATTATGCGGGTGCGAGGCTGGAAGGTGCGAGAGCTCGCTGAGTTCTACCCAGATCAAGCAAATCTTCTTGGTGAGCATTGGATCCTCGTCGCTCTTGACTGGCCGCTGATTGTTCTTCAGGTCTGAACATCAACAGAGGCCAGAGGATTCTGGTCCGACTACGATACCCTAGTGACCGATCACTCTTCCTACCGATAGAACAGGTAGTTGACACGATGCTTCACGAGCTATCCCACATCGTTTTCGGACCTCACGATGGCAACTTCCATGCGCTCTGGAACCAACTACGAGACGAACACGAGGCACTTATACGCAAGGGATACACCGGCGAAGGCTTCCTCTCAGAAGGACAACGGTTGGGAGGGGGCCGGATACCCATGCACGAGGCTCGCCGACTAGCTCGGGCAGCAGCTGAGAAGCGACGCTCGCTGACGGCTGGTTCAGGGCGGAGACTCGGTGGTTCTGGGCCTAGCCTCGGCTCGGACATCCGGCGAACAATTGTTGGCGCTATCGAACGGAGGAATAGCACTCTCCAGGGATGTGGCAACACCAATCACAACGACAGGGAGATCCAACAGATCTCCGAGACAGCAACGAGAAACGGCTTCCGTacccaggccgaggaggatgccgccaacgaggccgccatcgcgCAGGCGCTCTGGGAACTGGTGCAAGAAGAGGAGCGTCAGCGCTACGGCGGTTACTACATCCCGCCGAGCGCACAGAACCCCACCGGTAACGGCGGCGGTTCAGTCATGGGAGACCACGGTGACCACGGTGACCACGTAGCCAGAAGCACAAGCGTTCCTCCTCCGATCCCAGGGCCGGCAACAAGGCCTCCGCCGGTGCCGAGTCCTGATACTCGGCCGCCAATCGTTCCTGCACCACCATCACAGTCACAGTCGGCGCCGCAGCGCGGTTGGACATGCGGGGTATGCACTCTTCACAACCCCTCAACATTCCTCTGCTGTGACGCGTGTGGGACAGAACGCGGCCAAGATCCTCAACGTAAGGTGTGGACACCAAATGCCGAAAAGCGCGAACGCCAGCGGGCATCGGCAGCCGCAACGGCGAGAACTCCAACAGAGCCGGAGAC containing:
- a CDS encoding Putative Zinc finger, RanBP2-type, WLM domain-containing protein, which codes for MPEHDALVLSFSHLAEFPRASEALQTLKKVASLVKPIMRVRGWKVRELAEFYPDQANLLGLNINRGQRILVRLRYPSDRSLFLPIEQVVDTMLHELSHIVFGPHDGNFHALWNQLRDEHEALIRKGYTGEGFLSEGQRLGGGRIPMHEARRLARAAAEKRRSLTAGSGRRLGGSGPSLGSDIRRTIVGAIERRNSTLQGCGNTNHNDREIQQISETATRNGFRTQAEEDAANEAAIAQALWELVQEEERQRYGGYYIPPSAQNPTGNGGGSVMGDHGDHGDHVARSTSVPPPIPGPATRPPPVPSPDTRPPIVPAPPSQSQSAPQRGWTCGVCTLHNPSTFLCCDACGTERGQDPQRKVWTPNAEKRERQRASAAATARTPTEPETIDLTSSSPRRSNRTGRVNVDTPPVPGSVVHAAPIWQCSFCGTIMQRQWWTCSTCGVMKDDSA